The Camelus ferus isolate YT-003-E chromosome 32, BCGSAC_Cfer_1.0, whole genome shotgun sequence genome window below encodes:
- the PHETA1 gene encoding sesquipedalian-1 isoform X2, which translates to MKLNERSLAFYATCDTPADNEGFLYKKGGRHAAYHRRWFVLRGNMLFYFEDAASREPVGVIILEGCTVELVEAAEEFAFAVRFAGARARTYVLAAESQAAMEGWVKALSRASFDYLRLVVRELERQLEAVRSGGAAPPRRPRALPPKENGCAVWSAEPAAATAPAPAGATPGSQPGPEPPPLPPRRRASAPNGPLDSASFAQLHEWYGQEVRALRSQWLKSQAQPEGGGEA; encoded by the coding sequence ATGAAGCTGAACGAGCGCAGCCTGGCCTTCTACGCCACCTGCGACACCCCGGCCGACAACGAGGGCTTCCTGTACAAGAAGGGCGGCCGGCACGCGGCCTACCACCGCCGCTGGTTCGTGCTGCGCGGCAACATGCTCTTCTACTTCGAGGACGCAGCCAGCCGCGAGCCCGTGGGCGTCATCATCCTGGAGGGCTGCACGGTGGAGCTGGTGGAGGCGGCCGAGGAGTTCGCCTTCGCCGTGCGCTTCGCCGGGGCCCGGGCCCGCACCTACGTGCTGGCGGCCGAGAGCCAGGCGGCCATGGAGGGCTGGGTGAAGGCGCTGTCGCGGGCCAGCTTCGACTACCTGCGGCTGGTGGTGCGCGAGCTGGAGCGGCAGCTGGAGGCCGTGCGCTCGGGcggcgccgccccgccccgccggccccgcgCCCTCCCGCCCAAGGAGAATGGCTGTGCCGTCTGGAGCGCCGagcccgccgccgccaccgcccctGCCCCTGCGGGCGCCACCCCGGGCTCCCAGCCCGGCCCAGAGCCCCCGCCGCTGCCGCCCCGCCGGCGGGCCTCGGCGCCCAACGGGCCTCTCGACTCGGCCTCCTTCGCGCAGCTGCACGAGTGGTACGGACAGGAGGTCAGGGCGCTGCGGAGCCAGTGGCTCAAGAGCCAGGCCCagcctgagggtgggggtgaggcctGA
- the PHETA1 gene encoding sesquipedalian-1 isoform X1 has protein sequence MTQVPRPHRPRRAAMKLNERSLAFYATCDTPADNEGFLYKKGGRHAAYHRRWFVLRGNMLFYFEDAASREPVGVIILEGCTVELVEAAEEFAFAVRFAGARARTYVLAAESQAAMEGWVKALSRASFDYLRLVVRELERQLEAVRSGGAAPPRRPRALPPKENGCAVWSAEPAAATAPAPAGATPGSQPGPEPPPLPPRRRASAPNGPLDSASFAQLHEWYGQEVRALRSQWLKSQAQPEGGGEA, from the exons ATGACCCAG GTCCCCAGGCCCCACAGGCCCCGCCGCGCCGCCATGAAGCTGAACGAGCGCAGCCTGGCCTTCTACGCCACCTGCGACACCCCGGCCGACAACGAGGGCTTCCTGTACAAGAAGGGCGGCCGGCACGCGGCCTACCACCGCCGCTGGTTCGTGCTGCGCGGCAACATGCTCTTCTACTTCGAGGACGCAGCCAGCCGCGAGCCCGTGGGCGTCATCATCCTGGAGGGCTGCACGGTGGAGCTGGTGGAGGCGGCCGAGGAGTTCGCCTTCGCCGTGCGCTTCGCCGGGGCCCGGGCCCGCACCTACGTGCTGGCGGCCGAGAGCCAGGCGGCCATGGAGGGCTGGGTGAAGGCGCTGTCGCGGGCCAGCTTCGACTACCTGCGGCTGGTGGTGCGCGAGCTGGAGCGGCAGCTGGAGGCCGTGCGCTCGGGcggcgccgccccgccccgccggccccgcgCCCTCCCGCCCAAGGAGAATGGCTGTGCCGTCTGGAGCGCCGagcccgccgccgccaccgcccctGCCCCTGCGGGCGCCACCCCGGGCTCCCAGCCCGGCCCAGAGCCCCCGCCGCTGCCGCCCCGCCGGCGGGCCTCGGCGCCCAACGGGCCTCTCGACTCGGCCTCCTTCGCGCAGCTGCACGAGTGGTACGGACAGGAGGTCAGGGCGCTGCGGAGCCAGTGGCTCAAGAGCCAGGCCCagcctgagggtgggggtgaggcctGA